Proteins encoded together in one Quercus lobata isolate SW786 chromosome 3, ValleyOak3.0 Primary Assembly, whole genome shotgun sequence window:
- the LOC115978967 gene encoding pentatricopeptide repeat-containing protein At1g26460, mitochondrial-like — translation MASQMAILTRTRTLFKSSTTKSITTFTFLSQEPQLAESTQSDSPSPPSPPPPPPTPTATPLPPNPASGSPLYNENWRSPIANSPNSLSLTQSLMPLGFLAQSPNSRIQALSQTLDGESMMNVFAEWMASQRWGEMKQLFEFWIRSLDRAGKPNKPDVGLYNHYLRANLMTNASAAELLDLVAQMEDYDVVPNTASFNLVLKAMYKARETVASTKLLERMLQTGKESLPDDESYDLVVGMLFITDEIDAALKYIDMGLKSGYMLSTRVFTECVRSCANQGRLDTLVSIIERCKTMDQNKALCPAWNMCNYIAEVAMQEDNSKLAFYALEFMAKWIARGEQARPAVMLSVDEGLVVSALGAAGRTYSSSLLDASWAILRRSLRQNKAPNPESYIGKIYALASLGNLQRAFSTLNEFEATYGNSDKEAEEEMFSPFTSLNPLVVACSKKGFETLDSVYFQLENLSRADPPYKSVAALNCIILGCANIWDLDRAYQTFEAIGSSFGLTPNIHSYNALMFAFGRLKKTFEASRVFEHLVGLGVKPNAMSYSLLVDAHLINRDSKAALSVIDEMVTAGFVPAKESLKKVRRRCMREMDYESDDQVEALARKFKIRMGTEARRNMLFNLGYNTDFAR, via the exons atGGCTTCTCAAATGGCGATCCTAACTCGAACCCGAACCCTCTTCAAATCCTCCACCACCAAATCCATCACCACCTTCACATTTCTCTCCCAAGAACCCCAACTCGCCGAGTCAACTCAGTCTGACTCGCCCTCGCCACcgtcaccaccaccaccaccaccaacaccaacagCAACACCTCTACCACCAAACCCAGCTTCAGGTAGCCCACTCTACAACGAGAACTGGCGCAGCCCAATCGCCAACTCGCCCAACTCGCTATCCCTGACTCAGTCCCTCATGCCCCTGGGGTTTCTCGCGCAATCCCCGAACTCTCGCATCCAAGCACTCTCCCAAACCCTAGATGGCGAGAGCATGATGAACGTGTTCGCCGAATGGATGGCTTCGCAGCGCTGGGGCGAGATGAAGCAGCTGTTTGAGTTTTGGATTCGGTCCTTGGATCGGGCCGGGAAGCCGAATAAGCCCGATGTGGGGCTTTACAACCATTACTTGAGGGCTAATTTGATGACCAATGCTTCGGCGGCCGAGTTGCTTGATCTCGTGGCTCAGATGGAGGATTATGATGTTGTGCCTAACACCGCGTCGTTTAATTTGGTTCTCAAGGCTATGTATAAGGCTAGGGAGACTGTTGCCTCGACTAAATTGCTCGAAAG GATGCTGCAGACAGGGAAAGAATCTCTTCCTGATGATGAGTCATATGACTTAGTTGTTGGCATGCTATTTATTACGGATGAGATTGATGCTGCCTTGAAATATATAGATATGGGTTTAAAATCTGGTTATATGTTGTCAACGAGGGTATTCACTGAATGTGTGCGGAGTTGTGCCAATCAGGGCCGGCTGGATACATTGGTCTCAATTATTGAAAGGTGTAAG ACAATGGATCAGAACAAAGCTCTTTGTCCTGCCTGGAACATGTGCAACTATATTGCAGAAGTTGCAATGCAAGAGGATAATAGCAAGTTAGCATTCTATGCCCTGGAATTTATGGCCAAATGGATTGCTCGGGGTGAGCAAGCAAGACCAGCTGTTATGCTTTCAGTAGATGAAGGATTAGTTGTATCAGCACTTGGAGCTGCCGGTAGAACCTACAGCTCTTCTCTATTGGATGCATCATGGGCAATCCTACGACGTTCCTTGCGTCAAAACAAGGCCCCTAACCCAGAATCTTACATTGGGAAGATATATGCCCTTGCATCATTGGGCAATCTACAAAGAGCTTTTAGTACTTTAAATGAATTTGAGGCAACTTATGGAAATTCTGataaagaagcagaagaagaaatgTTCTCTCCCTTTACCTCTTTAAATCCATTGGTCGTGGCATGTTCCAAAAAGGGTTTTGAGACTTTGGATTCA GTGTATTTTCAACTGGAGAATTTAAGTCGTGCTGATCCTCCCTACAAGTCTGTTGCTGCTCTAAATTGCATAATTTTGGGTTGTGCAAATATATGGGACCTTGATCGTGCCTACCAAACTTTTGAGGCCATTGGTTCCTCTTTTGGATTGACCCCTAATATTCATTCATATAACGCGCTAATGTTTGCATTTGGGAGGCTCAAGAAG ACATTTGAAGCTTCGAGGGTGTTTGAGCACTTAGTAGGTTTGGGTGTTAAACCAAATGCTATGTCATATTCATTGCTTGTTGATGCCCATCTCATCAACCGAGATTCAAAAGCTGCTCTCTCTGTGATTGACGAGATG GTAACTGCTGGATTTGTACCAGCAAAAGAATCACTTAAAAAGGTCAGAAGGCGTTGTATGCGTGAGATGGACTATGAGAGTGATGACCAAGTTGAGGCCCTGGCTAGAAAGTTCAAGATTCGAATGGGTACAGAGGCTCGAAGGAATATGCTGTTTAATCTTGGGTACAACACCGATTTCGCCAGATAG